The genome window ACCCATAACAAATCAGACCCGAGACGAGACTTGAACCACAACAACCATTACGACTACCGACGCCGCACGGCGGCACCGTATCTCCTCCGTCGTCACCATCATCTACCTAATCATTGTCATCATCCTCACGATATCCTCTTCCTCCTCACCTGAAACAACGGCACAACCGGAGAAAGGATGTGGATCTAAGGGGATCTGAATAGAAAAGGTGAAAGAGGAAGGAGTAGGCATGTTTACCGTATAATGGACCTGCGACTGCTGTGACTTGGAACAGTCACCGGAACCAACACCGCCGTAGACGACGGCTTGTCCGTCGTCCGCCGTGCTCCGCCGCTCATCACCGGAAATCAGtgttcctctctctctctcagtcTGTCATTTCTTCTTCTTACTCTCTCGTTTCGTCATAGCACCACCACcaaacggtggtggtggtggtcgaccgGTTACACACAACAAAGGAAAGGGGGTGGGGGGGTCTCGCCGGTTGCTGGAAACAACCACCGCTGCACCGCCGGTGGTCTTACCGGACCAGTTGCCGGCCTTCAATGCACAGAGAGAAGGTGTCGAGTGAGTGAGGTGGGGTGTATTGTTGGTGTGTGTTGTCTGTAAAGATGCTCTAGAGAGAGAGCTTAGATGGTGTATGTGTGAATGTTGGATAGCATCAAGTGAGAAGACAGATTTTTGTGTGTGGGAATTTGTTTCCTGAATGAATATTCGAGAGAGAGAAGGGGAAGGCAGGGGTAATTTTTGGTGGGAGTGTAGAAAGGAATGAGGTATGGTCATATATAGAGGTTTAGAGATTTGAAGATATCTTGTGAAATCTTAGAAAATATTTTGTATAGATTTTATAGTATGTTATAAGATTTTGTAGGATTTTACTTAGATCTTGAAGGGATTATGGAAAGATTCACAAGCAAAAATCTTGTAGTAAAGGTTAATATATTATGTGTAGGTTTAGTCTTGCGGGTTTTGGGGTTGGGCCCGGTGgccacaagcccatctcatgcgtaattggcccgtaattcctacgagacccgttgTCAAAACCCGAACTTTGTTTAACGTCAAAGGATAAAATTTACGTTTTAAAATACATACAATATGGTCGGTAGTCGTTGTTTGTGCGTTTAGTTGTCGGTTGCGTAAAAAGCGCGTAATATTATATCGTCTCCGTCTTTACTTCGTTTTTCGATCCGATTTCGACTGTAGTCACTAAAATTTGATTACGAAgctaaaatatattgtaaaaatttaatatttgtcggcgttgttaGTATTCTTGTTCGGTTTTAATCTGTGTCGCTTATCATCCAGCAATTTCCCGTAAATCACCACACGtgcattgtgtaaatcaaataaACGTTCCTGGGCTTTCCaagggcctaattaagttaatctaCGTCTtcaaacactatttattattgcgTTAATCATCTGTTAATCACGAAATTAGGTgtcgtaaatcaccggttgtcacgtTCTCCCCGTGTCACGGAaattcgtcctcgaaatttaggctaTGTTACCTTCTCAGAATTGTGTTGTTCACAGGTAAGTTCGAATAATAACAAATGAATGACCGCGTAATCGAAACAAGACATATCCGAATCATGTGAATTTAATGACATTCCTCaacaataagaacccaacggtttAAAAGAAGTGTGTTTCAGGAATTGATGTCAAAGGAAACAAGACGTATAGGTACAGTCACTGATGTGACTAAGTTATCAGGGATCCAACAATGAACAGGATCTTCAACCAATCGAATTCCATATGAGCGTTCTCAATAAGTAAATgagttctagaagcaataacatccactggatgaacttagaatcaacaatCTCAAATGTAATAGTTTGCATGGAACGCTCGACCGTGATCAGCGCAAGCTGCAAGTCATactgacgccacaaggtgtcgcaatgaatgaaacaattcaataatagtggtggtcaaacaaattcaccgtgtttgaagtcaaatgaatGCGCAGTAAGGGAATCTGAAAGTTTGTTTCAAATGACATCAtagaattttcaattgaaaatgaaacatcAAAGAAATAACGTTCTCGATCGATGATGAAGAAGCAATGAATATCGCAACACATTCAATCGATGTTGAAAGGACCGTTAGGAGGTACACAGGAAtataaaaatgaatttgtgtaccacTGTCTTAatacacgattgtgttaagactgtTTTAGTTATGataaatcaaagcggatttaaAGCAATCAATAAGTAAATatttaaatccgtgcatgagatgcctaaacgagtttagcgcaagcttcaaataagTGAAAGATACCACCAcgaggtgtcgaaatcaacaaacaatttaGTGGAGTCGAATGTCAAACAAGTTTACTTCGACTCGgaaaaataaaacatttgttaaaacgaattttgaatatgatgccctcaatacatcatatgatgctCTGAAGTGAATATGTGTAAtggcaagttcaaacaattgaacttggttttagcgcaatccaacaaaaatatatatgttccaAAAAGGAAATTCCGGCATGGTGACGACGAAAACCATGTGTGTAACTTGAAGAGAAAAGAAAATTTCAAGAGAATGTGTTAACTTGATAACAAAGGAGCCAACAATTACGATAATGCGGGTCATTCAAATCACAAATCGATAATTAGATTTAGCGAAgcaatatttgaactttaatgaaacgcttattcgaaacgaaaccacatgcgtagcaaacGATGCATATGTAACATATAAGTTTTCCAAGAAATAAAGCAATTAGTGTTCGCTATACTGAAAGAAATGATCGTGacacaatgaccattaagaggagtagagatacgaaaatctactcagtagGTGTGAAAGTctaaatttcaacaaaagaaatttgaggactttacctggggtttcgTGTGACGACcaattgttaggtgacattaccatggaatgtcgaacatatcGTATTCGTCGTTAATAAGATAGGGGGAATACGAAGGCATGCGTCTTCTCCCGAGCATGACTCGTGTCGTTTGCAGGACCGCGTGCCAAACCGCCGCTTCCTGACCGATAGTTCTCCTGCTGACAGGAATCTAGTGTCGTCGTTGAATTACGCCATCGTTTCTTCTCAAAGGCCTCGCCTTGATAGTCGTATGTGTCGAACTTCAACCCCCGTTGATatatagcttaagtttcacgtatacctGTGCATTAGTGTTTCGTCTCGCGTAGAATGTGATGTACTCCGACATCTGTTGACATAAAATTTGGGTTCCATGTATCCTCGTGCACTAGCGTCTGTTGTGCGTATgctgcctgctcgggaagttaaaatatcatagacaatatggATAACAGTGTGTGCCCGAGTTAATATTCGTGGTTCGTACTcgatgacctttaatgaacttcaacataagtttccgaaggtcttaaatgcatgtttcctaaacccTCAGAGTGTTGTGTAGTGTATGTAATTGTTTTATGCACCGTGTATAAAACACCAATTTAGCGTattgtttgaaaacaaaattttgactgtttgtttttcggcaacggttggagaccatattcgagtactaggcgttctgtatgtgttcAATGTCTCAATGATCTAAGTCCCCAGGGGGaaaggtgaggttagagcctaggtaccACAATAGAAACCTAATTcactgtaacctatagctctgataccaatctgtcacaccccgaaattattagagctggcgtgactggactggtatcttcattgcacagcggaagcaaataaagctAATAtttctagaaattgaacgccactaagtactcttATCTCCAacggttctcctattccaaccgtgccttggcTTTGAaaagcaacctgagaaagaaacatgcgaaaaagtcaacataaagttgagcgagttcatagttggtTTGTAAAAGATTTGTAATAAATCTTTTGGATAACCGGTTTTTTTGAAATgcattgagaaaacgaatttaaaaatcattttcttgtccagTTATATGAagactttgtatttgtaacgatcaatgatcgtaaaaccatgtattggtaaagtatgtataaccgtcaatgcccaccctgactttgactctatGCCCGTATAATCCTATACTTTGAATTTGTGtaaaacatggtttttattttgtataaatCAAGCGTTTTGTAAGTGTGTATGATAAAAAtctctggtatgtagcaaataaggaaataaagagatcaccaatggtttgcaaggccattgatatgtgtgaagtgtagtaggaagactcaaacctagcagatttttgcgtcgggtaccaagtcaccccgaggtccgtactgttgggcctggggctgggatcactacacccagatagatctaccgctattgtccctcggtcctacaatgaggattaatggcctccagttcctgCTTACCCACTCACAtgtctaagtagtaaccctccttaagctaaccataccatgaataaaagtatccgtaattactgtaacatatattccaccccagccacccggctgaacctccccagccacccggctgaacctccccagctaCTAAGGCTGACTCTCTAGTTATGAAAATCATTCACAATTCgaaaatacgcatttgttttgtaaaaaccggtatgtttagtataaacctttcgtaaatcatttgagtttCTTGAAATCCATTCGTAATAATGATTTAgtacgagttttgcgtttgttcaaaactttgtatgttcttgcaaaacgtgctttgtctaaaaatatacagtctttgtttgtcgaaaactttgtatgtctttgaaaaacgtgcatgtctttccaccccgaaaacatttacaaaaatgtaaaaaagtaaaaagtgggagttatgaactcgcctgaatattcctgtgcaaagcttgCTAAATACGACTTTGTGATGTCGTTCCCAAGATGTggcttgctagcgtgcattctacaatattcctaacatggaatatctaataagtttctaaatataTGCAGTAACTAAACTATGTGTCATTGAGCTCTACTgaatcgttaatcgaacgattTAACGGTAAGTTGTTACTTAATGAAAGTGACCAAGTTGAACTTTGTTTAGTTTCGCTTAATGGCGTAAGAAATCAACAAGTCTCGAAAAGACTTGATTCTCGAGAGATTTAAAGtcaaataaatatttatataaaaatataaatatgttGTTGTAATTGCGTTTGCCGTCTCGAGAAGTCGTATGTGTATAAAAGAATATTTATACGAAAATAGTATATGACAAACTCGTATTATATATGTCGCGTTTGATATTTGAAGTAAATATGTAAACTCTATTTACTTTGCAAGACGAATAAGAGTCATTTGAACTTTGAGATAAGGAAATAAATTATATTCAGCCTCATAAAAGAAGTCGTGTCGCTTGATATCTGAAATAACATATAAACTTTATTTAAGTTTATAAAAGATCCGTCGTGTTTTTGGTATTCGAAACAAATACATAACccgtatttatttttataacaaatgcGTGTTGTTTggtatttaaaataaatatatagttatatttattttctataaaacgagatttgtttgtttgttatatGAAATCTCATTTGTGTTATCGGCAGTTGagaataaatataaaagtaatattGATTTTGTAGCAGAGTTGTCAAATATTGACGTttcaaataaatataataactatatttatttctTGTAAAATAACTTCCAAACCATCGTTTTCGTACATTGTAGAGTATCGTCGAAAGTAGTTTCATATTTAGATTTGTCTTTATAAAAGTTCCTCGAATCCAAAAAGTTTTGTCTTATAATAAAACGCGCTTTAAgtttacggattttctcgaaaaacgggcagagtttcctctgtttttggacgccccccaacaacacaagttgtcgttatttcatcaaaattcaacaatatAATCAAGATTCAAATTATATATATCAAGTTCGCCAAATTTTTCATAAAACGTAAACTATAACCATgtcggttcgagctcgttatcACGCGAAATAACAAAGAAAATTATAAAGATAACTTAACGAAATTTCAACTTAAACTATTACCAAAACTGTCGTCGAGTTGTCGAAACGTCGAGCCGCTTGGCTaggttgaccgagtcaactgagttgactcgctgagttgaccgACTGATTTGACTGAGTCAACCGGGTTGACCGAGTTGACCCGAAAACCCGAACCGAAACCAGTTGACCGATTTGAACCAAGCTTGAATCGTAACCGAACCGAGTTAAACCGAACCTTTGACTTGTTGACTGCCTTTGACCGAGACCCGAAACCGAACTGTGACCCGAACCAAACCAAAAACCGCACCTGTAACAAATCAGACCCGAGACGAGACTTGAACCACAACAACCATTACGACTACCGCCGCCGCACGGCGGCGCCGTATGTCCTCCGTCGTCACCATCATCTACCAAATCATCGTCATCATCCTCACGATATCCTCTTCCTCCTCGCCTGAAACAACGGCACAACCGGAGAAGGGATGTGGATCTAAGGGGATCTGAATAGAAAAGGTGAAAGAGGAAGGAGTAGGCATGTTTACCGGATAATGGACCTGCGACTACTGTGACTCGGAACAGTCACCGGAACCACCACCGCCGTAGACGACGGCTTGTCCATCGTCCGTCGTGCTCTGTTGCTCGTCACCAGCGATCCATCGCCGGAAATCGGTGTTCCTCTCTCTCTCAGTCCGTCGTTtctttctctctccctctctcgttTCGTCATCGCACCACCACcaaacggtggtggtggtggtcgaccgGTTACACACAACAAAGGAAAGGGGGTGGGGGGGGTCTCGCCGGTTGCTGGAAACAACCACCGCCGCACCGCCGGTGGTCTTACCGGACCGGCTGCCGGCCTTCAATGCACAGAGAGAAAGTGTCGAGTGAGTGAGGTGGGGTGTATTGTTGGTGTGTGTTGTCTATAAAGATGCTCTAGAGAGAGAGCTTAGATGGAGTATGTGTGAATGTTGGCTAGCATCAAGTGAGAAGACAGATTTTTGTGTGTGGGAATTTGTTTCCTGAATGAATATTCGAGAGAGAGAAGGGGAAGGCAGGGGTAATTTTTGGTGTGAGTGTAGAAAGGAAGGAGGTATGGTCATATATAGAGGTTTAGATATTTGAAGATATCTTGTGAAATCTTAGAAAATATTTTGTATAGATTTTATATTATGTTATAAGATTTTGTAGGATTTTACTTAGATCTTAAAGGGATTATTGGAAAGATTCACAAGCAAAAATCTTGTAGTAAAGGTTAATATATTATGTGTAGGTTTAGGCTTGCGGGTTTTGGGCCTGGGCCcggggcccacaagcccatctcatgcGTAATTGGCCCGTATTTCCTACGAGACCCGTTGTCAAAACCCGAACTCTGTTTAACGTCAAAggataaaacttatgttttaaaatacATACAATATGGTCGGTAGTCGCTGTTTGTGCGTTTAGTTGTCGGTTGCGTAAAAAGCGTGTAATATTATATCGTCGCTGTCTTTACTtcgtttttcgatccggtttcgacTGTAGTCACTAAAATTTGATTACGAAGCTAAAATAtatcgtaaaaatttaatatttgttgGCGTTGTCAGTATTCTTGTTCGGTTTTAATCTGTGTCGCTTATCATCCAGCAATTTCCCGTAAATCACCAGACGctcattgtgtaaatcaaataaACGTTCCTGGGCTTTCCaagggcctaattaagttaatctaCGTCTtcaaacactatttattatcgcgttaatcaTCTGTTAATCACGAAATTAGGTGTCGTAAATACTGGTTGTCACataatatccattaattccatctcctcagcatcgatctgatcgtaatcctcttttgttaacattggatttccgatccttcctgtaACTAAACTCTCATAAGACTCTAACccagtcaccaacaaagacatatgactttCGGCTACTTcttcagagtaattttgatcattctcaagatttaatgcaatgttgcattgtagtactttgccactcttggttgctgaaaaatttggatcgaatgatggatAAGAAGAAAATCTTGTTTTgttgtttgatccttgagatgattCTCTGGAAGAACTTTTTGCATTAAAGAAGTTTCGatctttggtgcaatgttggtCCTATCACTAGTACCACCTTTGTAATATAGACCAATGTCTTGGTCACCATTAAAGTTTTTCATTCTCGCTATctttcgttgttccatctcttgagcttcgagTTGTTCAATAAACGTGCTCAGTGTTAGATTGTCAAATTtaggtttatttttcaacatcataagatacacgccccaaacatcttgtggcaacgcgtcagccaacttttcaatccattcatcattatctttcttgatgttcaatctcttcatgttcatcaccaaattgcaatatctttctataatatgcttggtgttttcagattttaatccacgaaatagatcaaattctttcttcaaaagcgacATGTACGATCATTCtcggccctgattgagtcgatcagaagaattcctgtccaaaacaagaggcggaaactaatgttttggtgcgatctcagccgtattcactatTAACTGTTGTATATTGATCACTGAAACGTTTACAAGCtttgacaacacttcggcagcacttcgtggcttaccggaagaaaCACACACTTACACTCTGATGATTTCGCTCCTGGACACACCCATATATATAGGaggtctgatttcgctccaacatgcAAGAGCGAAATCACTACTATGTAGTCTCGGGCGAAATCAGGCTATAAGACACCTCATACGAAATCAACATAataggggtttcgctccaaatgacatcctGTCATTTGGAGTGGAATCACCTCCAAATACAAGTTCTTGAATTTCGTGCCCTGTTCTAACCTATTCTACGTAAGACTCGAAACAAGACGCAGgtgacagacggatgcaccaacaaactccccctcggatgttgacggagtctttagtgtcgagtcttcggttgtcaaccttcagtctttatcagtctttatcatcaacaaactcctcttcctcaaatgttgaatctttaaactTGATCATCATCAGCAATCCCAGAATCAGCACTGGCTCTAGCTGCTTCCTTAATTtgccttcagactccccctctcaatttgctgggatcgtagtctggaattttCACATTCAGAATATATTCCAAGATCGTGATCAGGCTCTCATCTGGTTCAGGATCGTCACCTGGCACAAATTTGCAGCTGCACAATCTCTATCCAACACATATGTTTCTTAAAAGTTAAAACTTTTAAAATTTAGAAACTTTGTCAGAAAATATACACCATGATTTGTTCTTTAAACACCACTTATAAATACAACacctacacacacactctcccaaacctgttcttcatgtttagcacttgaaatttcaaaaatcagcttttcaacaccagctgtcgaaaatctttttgaatttttcaaaatttatgctaaaacacactaaaatctttttggattttctgaaagaaagtaaatgcagaaacaaaatatttacaaacaatatttttgtgagttcgtgcaagagtatcatatcagtttttgagacatatcaccaacaccgttaagcttgatttcattttaagttctaaacaattcacctagattgtcagtatgtttgtcctcttaaattttcacacaaagttcaactgtttcgagatatgcaattagtg of Helianthus annuus cultivar XRQ/B chromosome 1, HanXRQr2.0-SUNRISE, whole genome shotgun sequence contains these proteins:
- the LOC110944790 gene encoding uncharacterized protein LOC110944790; the protein is MTKRERERERNDGLRERGTPISGDGSLVTSNRARRTMDKPSSTAVVVPVTVPSHSSRRSIIRRGGRGYREDDDDDLVDDGDDGGHTAPPCGGGSRNGCCGSSLVSGLICYRCGFWFGSGHSSVSGLGQRQSTSQRFGLTRFGYDSSLVQIGQLVSVRVFGSTRSTRLTQSNQSVNSASQLS